A window of Deferribacter autotrophicus genomic DNA:
TATATCTATAGATTTATCTACTAAACCATTCTTCTCATAAATATCACTTAATTTGATTAGAGTATTTAACTGCTCACCAATTAACCCTTTTTTCTCAAAAGCTTGTGCCAACTTTCTGTAGAGCTCATATTCTTCAGGAAAAAATTTTAAAACTTTCTTAATTTGAGCAATTACCTTATCAATGTATTTTGCATCTTCTAGTTTTGCAATCAAACGTTTGTATGTCTCTAAAGCATCAGACTTATTCCCAAGCCTAAACTGAATATCTCCAAACAAATTCCATGCATCATAATCATTTTCTTTATTTGATAAATATTTTTTGCATTCCTTTAATGCCTTTTTTAATTGCCCCTTTAGAAATAATTTTTTTATATCTTGTATATCTAATTCTTTACTCTTAAATAATCTCATTTATAAAATTCCTATTAATTTATGAACCTGTGGCACGAAAAAGACTTCTATACCATAACTATAACCTATATCAGATAATTTATCAAGTAAACCCAAATTAAAATAATTATTTTTAAACTGCACATAAAGCACGTCTACGTCATTTTTTGCCAGTTCAATTAAAACAGTTTTTATCTCATTTTCATCAATATTTTTGCCAATAACTACTTTATAATATATTTTCTCATTAATCACCTTTAAATCTTTTATTAAATTAGAGGGATATTTTTTACCAAATACAGATTTCAATTTTATATCAACGCTAATTATGTCCAAATAATCAGACAATTCAATTATTTCATCCACAAGATAACCGCTTGTCTCTAAAAATACTTTAACTCCATTATCTTTCAAAATTGGCAAAAATTCGCTTAAAAAATCCTTCTGTATCAATGGCTCACCACCAGTAATTGAAACAGAATGAAACAGTTTAAAATTGTAATTTTCTCTTAGTATTTGAAAAAGCTCATCCGGTAAAACAGGATTGCTATATTCTACACCATCACATAAAAAATTTTCAGAAAGAGAAAAGTCTGTATCACACCCTTCACAACTAAATGGACAGTCAGCAAACCTTATAAAGATTTGCCTAGCACCCACAAACTTTCCTTCACCCTGATATGACTTAAAAATCTCTTTTATAAAACCTTTATTCAAAGTATTCTGCTGCAGCATTATCACTTTCCCAAACTACTACTGATTTCATAAGATTTTCAAATTTTTCCTTCATTTTATCATATATATACTTTGCAATATTCTCACTTGTGGGATTAACATTTTTAAAATACTCATGTTCATTTAAGAAAATATGATCAAGTTCATCTAATATTTTCTTTAATTCTTTTTTAATCTCCTTAAAATCCACTAATAATCCAGTCTCATTTAATTTATCACCTTCAAGATAAACTTCAACACGCCAGTTATGACCGTGAAGATTTTCACATTTCCCTTCATAATTTCTGAGAAAATGCGCACTAGCAAAACTATCAATTACTCTCAACCTATACATTTTAATAATCCCTCCAATTCAGCTTTTGTTAATTCCCTGTATTCTCCAACTTTTAAATCTTTAACGGTAATATTACCAATTCTTATTCGTATTAATCTCTCCACATTAATTTTAAAATGTCCAAACATTTTCCTAATTTGTCTTTTTTTCCCTTCCACTAAAATGACTCTGTATTTATTTCCACCTTCATACCACAGTTTACATGGCAAATATTTAATATCTTCTGTTTCCAATCCATTTATTATCATTTTTTCTTCTTTATGTTTTAGTTTTTTATTTACATGCACAATGTATTCCTTTTCCACCTTCTTTTCAGGTCGTTGAAGATTATAAATTAGCTCACCATCGTTTGTAAATATTATAAGCCCTTCGCTATCATAGTCTAACCTTCCCGAATAACCAAGCTTATTCTTTCTAAAAAAAGGGATATCAAGTAAACTTTTTTTACCTCTAAAACTATCATATGAAGTAAGCATCCCTCTTGGTTTATAAAATTTCAAATAAATTTTTTTAGAAAGTTCCAATAACTCACCATTTACATTGATCCTATCCTGCACCGAAAATCTTTCGGCGGGATTGTATACTACTCGACCATTTACAGATACTTTCCCTTCAAAGATAAGCCTGTCCGCTTCTCTTCTGGAATATTTACCACTTGATGCTATTAGTTTATTAAGCCTGATTAATTCTTTTTCAACTCCTGCCATTCTCTAAATGTAGGAAGTTCACTCAAATTGTTCAACCCAAAATATTCAAGAAATTTATTGGTTGTACAATAAAGAAGAGGTTTTCCAGGAACATCCTTTCTACCAATAATCTTTATAAATCCTTTATCAAGAAGATTTTTTATTATAGACGAACTATTTACTCCTCTAATCTCTTCAATTTCTGTCTTAGTAATTGGTTGTTTGTACGCTATTACTGCAAGAGTCTCAAGGGTTGCTCTGGTAAGGGTTTCCCCTTTTTCACCAAAAACTTCCACAAGAGATTCATACACATTTTCATCACTTACCATCTGATAACCATTTGCCACTATCCTAATTTTTAGACCAATATCAAGAGAATTAAAATAATCTATATAATCAATTAACCTGTTTTCGAGATTAACAGGATCCATTATCTGACGAAAAGTCTTAATAGAAACAGGTTTGCCTGATAAAAAGAGTGTGGAATAAAAAAGCTTTTTCTCATCCATTTTTTACCTTCACCATAAAATTGCTAAAATTTGATTCCTGAATTGCTATAATTACTTTTAATTTTATAAGTTCTAGAACCGCCAAAAAACTTACAGCCACCTCTTTCCTATCTGCACACCTTTTTGTTATCTCATTCCAAAATACTTCTCTTTTTTCAAAAACAAAATTTTTTATTTTCTCTATTATGGTGTTAATATCAAGACTCTTTTTCTCTAATGTTATAGTTTTTTTCTCATCCCTCTTCAATAAATCAAAAAACAGCTTTGCTATGGTATAAGCATCACCCCCAGGTTCAAATTCCCTTTCTAAATATATAGTATCCTCTCTCGTCAAACACTTAGAAGCTTTAGCCTCTTTTTCGCGCAATATCTCTGCTACATCCTTATAAAAAGAATATTCTATCAAACGTTGAGTAAACAAAAATTTCTCTTCTTCCACATCCATTTCATCATCATCAAACTTATTTTGTGGCAGTAACATCTTTGATTTTAAATAAACAAGATAGGATGCCATCTGTATAAAATCTGAAGCAACCTCAATATCCATCTCTTCCATCTGTTTAATAGTATTTATAAATTGATCGGCAATAACAGATATAGAAATATCATAAATATTCATCTCATTCTTATAAATGAGATGAATAAGCAAATCCAAAGGACCTTCAAAATTCTCTAATCTTACCTCTAAAAGGTCACTCATCTACACTCTCATTACTTTTCTCACTTTTTCCATAATAGCCCCAGCCGTTTCCTCAGCTTTTTTCTGTCCAGGAGCCAAAAACTCATCCACATCCTTTATCAAATTCTCATAATACCTTCTTTTCTCCTGAATAGGCTCAAGAAAAGAAAACAGGTGCTTCAATAATACCCTTTTACAATCAATACATCCAATCTTTGCATTTTTACAACCATCAATAATTTCTGCTCTTTCTTCATCAGTAGAAAATACTTTGTGATAATCAAAAACTGGACATATATCAGGATTTCCTGGGTCTGTTCTTCTTTTTCTGTTAGTATCAGTCATCATGGTTAAAATCTTTTTTTCTACACTCTTTAAATCTTCACTCAACATTATTGTATTCCCATAAGATTTGCTCATTTTTCTACCATCTGTTCCCAACAATTTTGGTACTTCTGTTAATAAACCTTCCGGTTCAACAAAAATTTCACATTTATAAAGAAAGTGAAATCGACGTACAATCTCTCTACTAATTTCAATATGTGGTAACTGATCAACCCCTACTGGGACATATTTTGCACTGTATAAAATAATATCAACTGTCTGCAAAAGAGGATAACTTAAAAAGCCAATATTATTTAAGTCTCTATCTTTCAACTCCTGCTTAATCTCTTTATAAGAAGGACATCTTTCCAACCAACTTACAGGTGTAATCATTGATAAAAGGACAAATAGCTCTGCATGATATAAATTTTTTGACTGCACAAAAAGGGTGCTTTTTTCCGGATCTATCCCCACACTCAACCAATCAAGAACCAAATCTCTTCGATATTCCACAATATTTTCCGGATTTTCATAACTGGTGGTGAGGGCATGCCAATCAGCAACAAAGTAAAAACACTCATATTCATCTTGAAGTTTTACCCAGTTTTTCAAAGCACCAAAATAGTGACCAATATGAAGCTTACCGGTTGGTCTCATACCACTCAAAACTCGTTCCATAACCACCCCTTCTTATATAAGTAATCTCACAAAAAAATGTATAATAGGAAAAATTACGTAATCCACCACATGAGTGATAATGAGAAGTAAAATAATTATAAAACCATACCTTTCAAGCTGTGCAAATTTTACCTGTTTATCAACAGGTAAAAAAGATTGTAAAATCCTGCCACCATCGAGGGGAGGAATAGGAATTAGGTTAAATACCCCAAGAGCTATATTAATTTGTACCGAAAATATAAGCATCATTGTAATAGGAAATAAAATTTTTATCATTAAAGGGTTACTGGTATGAATACTGGAAACAATGTGATAAAGTATTGCCGAAAAAATAGCCACTAAAAAATTTGCAACAGGCCCAGCAGCAGCTACAATAGCAACTCCATATTTTTTCCTTGCAACCACATTGAAATTTACTGGAACAGGTTTTGCCCATCCAAACAATCTTGTAATCAACAAACACAACAACCCAAAAATGTCAATATGAACAAAGGGGTTTAATGTAAGCCTTCCAGCTCTTTTTGCAGTGTCATCACCTAAAAAATACGCTGCATAGCCATGAGAAGCCTCATGAACAGTAACTGCTAAGAGGAATGGTACAATGGCAATACTCAAATCACGCAAAAAAGAATTTATATCAAACATAACCTTTTTAAATACCAGAAGGTTAATGCAATGTCAAAACTTTTATCAAATTCGACATACACCATAACATTTAACAGAACATTCTTTAACCCTGGACCCTGGAATTTTACTTTTTATTATATCCTAAATAATTATCGTTTGTACCAAAGTATTCATGAGCAAATAAGGCCCTTCAGCCAGACATCTGTTTCCATTCGTAATCAATTTTTTGTTTTATACCATCCGGAGCTTTCTTTACTGCTTAGCCTATATTTTAAAAATTTTAATCTCATGTATAAAACTGGCATCACCACAATTTTTGCAAATCACCCTATTCCCTCAACCTCATCCTACCCTTTTTTTAACTTTGAACATTGAACCTTGAACTTTGAACATTGAACTTTGAACCCGTGTAATAAAAGTATATGAACATAATATAGCTTTCGACGTCCCTGTTATTATTAGACTCACTTGAGTTAGTCGATAGCTCTATTACACGGGTTGAACTTTTTCTACTTCCCTATTTCCCTACTCCCTTTTAATAAAGTTTCAACATAATCAACATCTTCCTTATATGTAATTTTTATATTTTCAGGATATGATGGCACATACCCCACCTTTTCCCCTAGTAACTCAAAGGCTTGTGCCTCATCAGTAATTTTCAACCCTTTATCGAGCACAAATTTTAGTGCTTCTATAAGCTTCAACCTATCAAAACCCTGAGGAGTATGGGAAAGTAAAAGTTTTTCTCTATCAATAGTTTCTTTTACAATATCACCTTCTACAATTTTTACAGTATCTCTAACTTTTAATCCACAAATTACCCCTTTATATTCATTTAGCTTTGAAATAATTTCTTCCACTACCTCTTTTTTCACAATAGGTCGCACTGCATCATGAATTAAAACATATTCCACATCAGACACCAGCAAACAGTTAAACACTGTGTTAAATCGCTCTTTACCACCTTCAACTATCTTAAAATTATCAATTTTTAACTCATCAAGTAGATTTCTTATAAAAATTTCATCATTACTCTTTTTGCAACCGATAATAAAATTATTGAAAGGATAACTTTCTTTCAGATGCTTTAAGGTGTAATAAAAAACAGGCTTGCCTAATATTTTGTAAAACTGTTTTTTTACTGCACTACCAAATCTATTTCCTACACCAGCTGCTGGAATTACAATATCAATCTTTTTCATCTCAATTTTGTAAAAATAATTCTACCTGTTTCAGTTTGTAAAAGACTAGTAACTTCAACCTTTACTTTTTCACCTATATATTTTTTCCCATTTTCCACAACTACCATTGTACCATCTTCCAAATAACCAACTCCCTGATTATGCTCTTTCCCCTCTTTTACAAGAGTAATTTCTAACTCTTCACCAGGTAAAACCGTTTGCCTCAGAGCAATAGCTAAGCTATTAATATTTAAAACTTCTACATTCTGTATTTCAGCTACCTTTAATAGATTATAATCTGTTGTGATAATCTTACCTTTTATCTTCTTTGCAAGCATTACAAGTTTTTCATCCACTGTACCCACATCAGTAAAATCAGTTTCATCGATAATCAGTGGTATCTTTTTCTGTTCCTTTAATCGTTGCAAGACATTGAGTCCTCTTTTACCTTTTTGTCTTCTCAAATGTTCATGTGAATCAGCTATATTTTGCAACTCTTTTAACACAAACACAGGTATTATTAGCACACCTTCCACAAACCCAGTATCAATTACGTCTACAATTCTACCATCAATAAGTGTAGAGGTATCAAGAACTTTTGGAATCTTAAGAATCTTTGTTTTGACAGGTTTTAGACTTATTTTTGAAAAAAGATTTTCTACAATTGTATAGTTTTTGTAACCCAACAAAATACCTATATAAGTTACAACAAAATAAAAACCTAGCTTCACAGGCTCATTAGTAATAAAAGTATCGAGAGGATACATTATAAGATAGCCAAGTATCAGAAAAATAATCCCACCTATTAGTGCACTTACAGTTTTATAACTTTTCAAGTCACTAATAAGGGTTTCAATAAGATTAATTGCAAGAATTACACCAAGGGCATATGCTACAGCATAATAAATATCAATCCCTATCTTATCTCTTAAAAAAACAAAGACTACAATTATTATAGCAGAATAAATAAACCTAAATAGCCACATAAACTAACTCCTTAAATAAGAAAACAAATCTTTAAAATCATCTCTTCTTCCAAGGCAAATTAAAACATCATCTTCTTCTAATATTTCCTCTGGTCCAGGATTATATAAAAATTGATTACCTTTCTTTTTAATCGCAATTACAATTAGACCATATTTTCTTAAATTTGATTCTAAAATTGATCTGTTTGCAAGCTTTGAGCCTTTACAAATAGTTATTTCTTCTACTTCAATATTGTAATCATTTTTCCCTAAAGCAAGTTCTAAAAATTCTGATACATTTGGTTTAACAATGGCATTTGCTATACGAAGACCGCCAATAACAAATGGAGAAATAACACTATCAGCCCCAGCCCAAAACATTTTTGCACTAGCCTCATCATCCACAGCTCTAGTAAAAATCTTCAAATTCTTATTAAACCCTTTTGCCGTAAGAGTTATATAAACATTCTCCGCATCAGATTCCACCACTGAAATTAATCCCTTTGCATTCAAAATACCTGCTTTTACGAGAGTATCCTCTTTTGTTGCATCACCTATAATATACAAATACCCTTTCTCATCAAAATCAGAAGCCAAACTTTCTTCCTTTTCAATTATAACAAAAGGTATTTTTCTATCATATAGCTGTTCACAAATTATTTTTCCCATTCTTCCATAACCACAAATAATATAATGATCCCTTAGTTTATCAATTTTCTTATCCATCTTCTTTCTCCAGAAAGTTTTCCTTATTTCACCAGCCACTATTAAATCAAAAACCTGTGTACCAATATAGGCAAGGGTACCTGTCCCTGTCAAAATTAAGAACATAGTAAATATCTTACCATTTGCTGATAATGGAATAACCTCCTCATAACCAACAGTAGAAATAGTAATTATTGTCATAAACAAAGCATCTAAAACACTTGCATTTTCAAGCATCACATAAGTAATCGTTCCTATTAAAGCAATAAATAATAGGAAAATAAAACCTATTGCAATATTTCTAATTTTTGTTTCATACATTTAAAATAGTAATCCTATAAATCGTTTTAAAAATACTCTTAAAAATTCAATTATAAATATCGCTATAATAGGAGAAATATCAATTATGCCAATTGTAGGTATTAATCTTCTAAAAGGACCCATTACTGGCTCTGTGAGTGCTACTATCAACTGTACCAAAGGATTATAAGGATCAGGACTTACCCAGGATATTAGCGCCCTGATAATTATTAGCCATGTTAAAGTTCCAAGCAAATCTATCAGTGCAAATAAACCATATTTTACTGAAAAAAGTATAGCACCTATCAAATTTAGATTACCATAAAAACTTATACTGAAAATTACCTGAAAAACTGAATCCACAATCACATAAACAATAAAGACCAAAATCACCGCCACTACAGTTATCCCATTACCAGGTATGTTAATGATACTTCTTGCGAGTTTTACCCAAAATAGTCCAATCCTATAGAAAAAAGTTGTATAAATAGAAGTCTGATATACTGTGTTTAAAAGACTACCAAGAATAATTGATACCACATAAAAAACCATTAAAAACCTGAGCACATCATCAACAGCACCAACAATACTACCCAAAAAAGTCTGCCCCGAAAAAGTCCAGTAAATCAACCCAAGCATTACTGTCAAAATTGCTATTAGAAAGACTGTATATTTTTTACTTTTCTCATGAGGAATACTTTTAAGAACTGTTCCAAAAATAGGCTCTGTCAATGACGCCACAATCTTGCCTAATGGATTTAAATAAAGCTCTTGCCTTGTCATCACATTGCGTAAAATAAGAACAAGGATATAACTTTTTATAATAAAACTAAAAAATCCCATAACATCTCCTATTTATATTCTCTTTTTCCAAAAATTGCAGAACCAATCCTAACCATATTTGAGCCTTCTTCTATAGCTATCTCAAAATCATCACTCATCCCCATGGAAAGATACTCTATATCATATTTAGATTTTACATCCAAAAAAAGTTCACGCATTTTTGAAAAATAAATTCTGTTATTTTCCGGATTTTCTTCAAAAGGTGGAATCATCATTAATCCTTTCAACTTCAAATTCTCACAGTTCACAACAAACTCTAACAACTCATCAAAGTTTTCCATCAACACTCCTGATTTTTGAGGCTCCCTTGCAATATTTACCTGCAGCAGAATATCCTGCACATAATTTATTTTCTTTGCTCTTTCATTTATTAGCCTTGCCACCTCTACTCTATCTACAGATTGAATAAGCGAAAAATTGTCCTTCAAATATCTCACTTTGTTAGTCTGTAAGTGCCCAATGAGATGAAATTCAGCATCAATCTTCATCTCTTTTATCTTCTCAATTTTACTCAATGCTTCCTGAACCCTGTTTTCTCCAAATATCCTCTGCCCGCATTCAATAGCTTCAATAATTGACTCTACAGGAAAAGTTTTACTAACTGCCACAAGGGTAATATCATCCTTGTTTCTACCACTTTTGATGGCAGCTTTTTCAATTTTTTCCCACACTCTTTCAAGATTTTCTTTTATCATCTTCTCCTCATCAAAAAAGAAAGCATTCTACCTGTCACTCTATCCCTTCTGTAAGAATAGAACATATCATTGCAATATGAACAGTATCTTATATGCTCTATACAATTTTTTTCAACACCATTTTCTAATAAAATTTTCTCTATCTGCAAACGCAGATTAAAAAACATTTTCCCATTTTCCATCAAAAGACACTCATCCATAGCAAATCTATCTTTCACAGTATTGACAAAGTCTTCCCTCACCTCAAAACATTTTTCACATATTCCTACACCTACAATAACCTTTTTAAGCTTTTCCCCCTCAAACTTTTCTAACCCCCTTTCAATAATCCCCTCGTAGACTGACCTCCATCCACAGTGCAAATTTGCTATACTTCCATTTTCACCGATAAGTTGCATATTGAAACAATCTGCCGTTAAAATTCCAAGCCCTAAACCTACCTCTTTAGTAAAAAGTCCATCACCCTCAATAAAAGATGGTGTATTCATATCGCATGTCACTACATACGCCCCATGCACTTGTCTTAAAAGAATTATTCTCTTAACATCAAAAACTTTTTTTACTAACAAATAATTCCTATTTACATCAACTAAATCATCGCCACAGAAAAAACCAAAATTCAAACCGTTATAAACTCCTTTTGAAAAACTTCCAAACTTCGTGGTAGTAAAAGAAACAAAACTTTCTTCCAAAGATTCAGGCACAACCAGTTTTATCCCTTCAATATCTCTAAGCATTTTCTAAACTCATTCTTTAAAATATTTTTATCAAAGTTTGGCTCCACAAACTTTTCCCATAAAAATACATAATTTTCATCAAAACACTTTGTAGCCATACTTTCAGCATCTACAAATTTCAAGGCTTTTTGAATATTAAACCCATTTTCCAAAAATTTTTTATAAAAATCATTAAGATAATCTTCACCTCTTGCCAAAAAAGCCTGCAAAAGGGCACTTTTATAATTCATTATATCATATTTTACATTAGGAATTCTACCCAACTCTTTCCTAAGCCCCTTTATTTTTCTCTCTATCAATTTCTTTTCCTGCAATCCAAAATATTGCAAAGGGGTGAAAGGCTTAGGAATAAAAATATTTATTGAAACTTTTATTTTCCCAAGTCTTCTATATTTTTTCTTTTGTATATCGAAAAAAATCTTAGCTATTTCTCTTACTCTATCCGCTATCATCAATGCTTCATCATAGTTTTCCGAGGGAAGTCCAATCATATAGTACAACTTCAAATTTTCTATTCCACAATCAGCCACCATACTTGCCACATTCAAGATATTCTCTTTGCTAACCATTTTATTTATAAGTTTTTTAAGTCTATCAGCACAAGTCTCCTCTGCAATTGTAATGGACTTAACTCCACCTTTTTTTAAAATATCTATAAGCTCTCTATCCAAAGTATCTGCTCTAAGTGATGAAACAGAAACATAAAACCCTTTCTCTACAAAAAATCGCAACTTATCTTTAACATCAGGCAAATCCCCAAAAGCGGCAGAAATTAAACCTAAATTTTTCGAAAAACTTTCTCCTACAACTTTTTCTTTAACCTTTTCAAAATCAAATACTCTAAAAGGTCTATATGCAAATGTGGCTGTACAAAATCTGCATGAATATTTGCACCCACTTGAAAGCTCCACAAGATATTCCCCAGCAAATTCCCCCATTGATGTTTTTATAGTGGAAGCAATAACATCACTTTTATTCCTCAACACCACTTTAGCTGGATATTTATCTTTAGTAAGTGCATAGGGTAAATTTTTTAGCCTTTTTATTGCCTCATTTTTATCAACATAGTTAGAAAAGATAGACTCCAATTCATCTGACATTACTACAATATCACCAAGTAATTCTACATCCACAATATCAATCAGCATTGCTGGATTAATAAATGTAAGTGCACCACCTGCTATTATTAAAGGATATTGTTCATCCCTTTCATTGTTAAAAATAGGTATGGATTCATTATTTAAAAACTTGATAAAATTTAAAACATCCTCTTCATAATTTATGGAAAGAGCAATAATATCAAATTCTCGTAAAAATCTCTGATTTTCAATAGAAAGATTATTTTCAAAGAAATCCAGGACAAAGCGCTCACAAGATACATTATCAAAAGAATTAAAAATTCTATACACCTCCTGATACCCAATATTTTGCATAGCTATTTCATAACTATTTGGATAAACAATGGCAATTTTAACTCTTCCAAATTTCTGGATATAATTTTCTTCAGTGGATAACAAATTTCTATAATGATTTATTACAGACCACTTTTCCATCAATCAGTCATCCAAATCAAACTATAAATATAATTCATACAATCCCAACAATCAGTAATTAAATCATTAACAATTATTTCCAAAGAATAAGTATAATACACATTGATAAAACATCAATAGATTTAAACAGTTTGGACCGGAATTTGCAAGTATTATGCCAAATTTATAAATCAAATGGCATTAAGAATTAATTATCAAGAAGCTTTTCAACCTTTTGAAGAATATCGGGAAGTCTGAAGGGTTTTTTTATAAATTCATACTGCACACCAGGCAAATCAGGCACTTCACTACCTATAAAGCCTGAAACATAAATCACGTTACAAAAACCAAATCTCTCCTGATACATTTTCACAAATTCATAACCCTTACCATCATCTAACATGATATCAGATATTATCAAGTCAAATGGTTTATTTAACTCATCTAACATTCTTATTGCTTCATTTAAAGAAGTTGCACTTACTACTTCATAACCATTTGCTGTTAAAAACTCTTTTAAAGATAATACAATTATCTCTTCATCATCCAAAACAAAAATCCTACCAACTATATCGCTATCATCAGCAGTATAAACATTAATATCTTCTTTTTCTATAACAGGTAAAAATATTGTAAACTTTGTATATTCACCATACTTACTCTCTACAGTTACAATGCCACCATTATCCTTTATATAACCATATACCATAGAAAGGCCTAATCCCATACTTCTATCAAGTTTCTTAGTGGTAAAGAAAGGATCAAAAATTTTATCCAGATCTTCTTCTCTGATACCTGAAGCATTATCATATATCTCTATCTTTGCATATGAACCTTCTTTTAGCTGATAACTGTTTTGGTTTTCAAAAACATATTCATCTACAGATATCCTTATAATCTTTTCATCTTTATTCAAACCCTGAAAAGCCTCAATAGAGTTCATTATTAGGCTAAAAATTATATTTTTGAAAACTTCTTTATTTAAACTTACATAACATTTACACTTAAATTCTGTATCAATTCTAATGTCAGATCCAAAAATTTCTTTATACTCTTGTAATAACTCATTTATTGCTTTATCAACTCTAAACTCATCCTTTGAAACATCCTTTATCTGAATAAAAAACATCATCTTATCAATTAAAGCAGCAATACCATCGGCTATTTCTTCAATTTTATCAAGGTATAGATTAATTTCACTATCTCCACCAAGTCTATTTTGACAAAGATTTGTATATGTAATTATCCCAGTTAGATCATTATTAATCCTGTGGGCAAAACCTCTAACCATCCTCTCCAGTGCCTCAAACTTTGCCTTTTTAGCCAATTCTTCTTCTAACATTATCTGATAAGTTATATCCTTAAAAATAAATACATAAAAATCTTCCTCTTCAAATTCTATTTTAAAAACAACATATGTTAAATAATACTTTTTCCCTTCATCGACAAAAGATGAAGTCTCATTAAAATAATCATCTTTTTTCAGACAAGTTATTATTTTTTCTTTAAGTGTTTTAAAATTATCAAAGAAGGGTAATTCATCTATCTTTAAAACCTGATTCTTTAGAAATTTTCTTAAAGAGTTATTAGTATGTAAGATATTAAATTTTTTATCTGTTATAAGAACAAAATGTGGCGTTTTGTTAACAATCTCAGCAAATAAATGAACATTTTTATCTTTTTCATATAAGTCGGAAATATCATTGATTATCCCCATCAAGCCTTCTATTTGCTCATTTTCACAAACATATTTAGTAACAGTTATGAGCGCTGGAAATTTCTCACCATCACTCCTTTTTAAAAACAACCTATAATTAGTCACATAACCATCTTTGGCAATTAAATTTAATATCTTTTCCCTATCATCTAAACTTACATAAAACTCAAAGGACTTTTTGTACAATAAATCATTTTTTTCGACTTTTAAAATCTCAGATATTTTATCATTTGCAAATATAATAGAACCATCCAGTTTAGTAATAATTATTCCGTATGGTATA
This region includes:
- a CDS encoding radical SAM protein, translating into MEKWSVINHYRNLLSTEENYIQKFGRVKIAIVYPNSYEIAMQNIGYQEVYRIFNSFDNVSCERFVLDFFENNLSIENQRFLREFDIIALSINYEEDVLNFIKFLNNESIPIFNNERDEQYPLIIAGGALTFINPAMLIDIVDVELLGDIVVMSDELESIFSNYVDKNEAIKRLKNLPYALTKDKYPAKVVLRNKSDVIASTIKTSMGEFAGEYLVELSSGCKYSCRFCTATFAYRPFRVFDFEKVKEKVVGESFSKNLGLISAAFGDLPDVKDKLRFFVEKGFYVSVSSLRADTLDRELIDILKKGGVKSITIAEETCADRLKKLINKMVSKENILNVASMVADCGIENLKLYYMIGLPSENYDEALMIADRVREIAKIFFDIQKKKYRRLGKIKVSINIFIPKPFTPLQYFGLQEKKLIERKIKGLRKELGRIPNVKYDIMNYKSALLQAFLARGEDYLNDFYKKFLENGFNIQKALKFVDAESMATKCFDENYVFLWEKFVEPNFDKNILKNEFRKCLEILKG
- a CDS encoding PAS domain-containing hybrid sensor histidine kinase/response regulator encodes the protein MYNFELKNYKYFLEHIPYGIIITKLDGSIIFANDKISEILKVEKNDLLYKKSFEFYVSLDDREKILNLIAKDGYVTNYRLFLKRSDGEKFPALITVTKYVCENEQIEGLMGIINDISDLYEKDKNVHLFAEIVNKTPHFVLITDKKFNILHTNNSLRKFLKNQVLKIDELPFFDNFKTLKEKIITCLKKDDYFNETSSFVDEGKKYYLTYVVFKIEFEEEDFYVFIFKDITYQIMLEEELAKKAKFEALERMVRGFAHRINNDLTGIITYTNLCQNRLGGDSEINLYLDKIEEIADGIAALIDKMMFFIQIKDVSKDEFRVDKAINELLQEYKEIFGSDIRIDTEFKCKCYVSLNKEVFKNIIFSLIMNSIEAFQGLNKDEKIIRISVDEYVFENQNSYQLKEGSYAKIEIYDNASGIREEDLDKIFDPFFTTKKLDRSMGLGLSMVYGYIKDNGGIVTVESKYGEYTKFTIFLPVIEKEDINVYTADDSDIVGRIFVLDDEEIIVLSLKEFLTANGYEVVSATSLNEAIRMLDELNKPFDLIISDIMLDDGKGYEFVKMYQERFGFCNVIYVSGFIGSEVPDLPGVQYEFIKKPFRLPDILQKVEKLLDN